The following coding sequences are from one Eleginops maclovinus isolate JMC-PN-2008 ecotype Puerto Natales chromosome 11, JC_Emac_rtc_rv5, whole genome shotgun sequence window:
- the kcnip1b gene encoding Kv channel-interacting protein 1b isoform X2, whose translation MGAVVGTLTMQTKQRRPSRDKTDDELEMTTVCYRPEGLAQLEAQTNFSKQELQILYRGFKNECPSGVVNEETFKHIYAQFFPHGDASMYAHYLFNAFDTTNNGSIKFKDFVMGLSILLRGTLREKLEWTFHLYDINKDGYINREEMTEIVRAIYDMMGKFTYPALKGDVPQQHVDAFFRKMDKNKDGVVTLEEFIIACQEDETMMSSMQLFENVM comes from the exons ATGGGCGCAGTGGTGGGCACTTTGACCATGCAAACCAAGCAGAGGAGACCATCCAGAG ATAAAACAGATGATGAGCTCGAGATGACGACGGTGTGTTACAGGCCAGAGGGTCTTGCCCAGTTGGAGGCGCAGACAAACTTCAGCAAACAGGAGCTGCAGATCCTCTATCGTGGCTTCAAGAAc gAGTGTCCAAGTGGGGTTGTCAATGAGgaaacattcaaacacatttacgCACAGTTCTTCCCTCATGGAG atgcAAGCATGTACGCACATTATCTCTTCAATGCTTTTGACACTACCAACAATGGCTCCATTAAGTTCAAG GACTTTGTAATGGGGTTGTCTATACTGCTGCGGGGAACGCTGAGAGAAAAGCTTGAGTGGACGTTTCATCTTTACGACATTAACAAAGACGGATACATAAACAGAGAG GAAATGACAGAGATTGTGAGGGCCATTTATGACATGATGGGGAAGTTCACTTACCCTGCACTAAAGGGAGACGTCCCGCAGCAGCATGTGGACGCCTTTTTCCGG aaaatggataaaaacaaagatggagtggTGACTTTGGAGGAGTTTATTATAGCCTGCCAGGAG GACGAAACCATGATGAGCTCCATGCAGCTGTTTGAGAACGTCATGTAG